In Escherichia ruysiae, a genomic segment contains:
- the cas1f gene encoding type I-F CRISPR-associated endonuclease Cas1f, with amino-acid sequence MSSNYLTPSDLKTILHSKRANIYYLEKCRVQVNGGRVEYVTSEGKESYYWNIPIANTTALMLGMGTSVTQAAMREFAHAGVMVGFCGTDGTPLYSANEVDVDVSWLSPQSEYRPTEYLQQWVSFWFIEDKRLAAAKRFQLIRLTHIDKHWTSAKMQREHAFQPDTSVLQTLINRTREEIDAAENHTQLMLVEAKMTRALYKMVSQTVGYGDFTRAKRGGGIDMANRFLDQGNYLAYGLAAVAAWVTGIPHGLAVMHGKTRRGGLVFDLADLIKDALVMPQAFIAAMAGENAQEFRQRCINIFQQADALDVMITSLQETAQALAKGDQ; translated from the coding sequence ATGTCTTCAAATTACCTTACTCCTTCTGACCTCAAAACTATTCTCCACTCCAAACGCGCCAATATTTATTATCTGGAAAAATGCCGGGTGCAGGTGAATGGTGGGCGAGTGGAATATGTTACCAGTGAAGGTAAGGAGTCGTACTACTGGAATATCCCTATTGCGAATACCACGGCGTTGATGTTGGGGATGGGAACTTCCGTTACCCAGGCGGCGATGCGTGAATTTGCCCATGCGGGGGTGATGGTAGGATTTTGTGGTACGGATGGCACACCGCTTTACTCCGCCAATGAAGTAGATGTTGATGTCTCCTGGCTCAGCCCACAAAGCGAATATCGTCCTACCGAGTACCTTCAGCAATGGGTTTCTTTCTGGTTTATTGAAGACAAACGACTTGCCGCCGCGAAACGTTTTCAGTTAATCCGCCTGACACATATTGATAAGCACTGGACCAGCGCGAAAATGCAGCGTGAACACGCATTTCAACCTGATACCAGCGTGCTCCAGACCTTGATAAATCGTACTCGCGAAGAAATAGACGCGGCAGAAAACCATACGCAGCTTATGCTCGTAGAAGCCAAAATGACCAGGGCGTTATACAAAATGGTCAGTCAAACAGTGGGCTATGGCGATTTCACCCGCGCAAAACGGGGCGGTGGGATTGATATGGCCAACCGTTTCCTCGATCAAGGGAATTATCTGGCCTATGGCCTGGCGGCAGTGGCGGCGTGGGTAACAGGTATTCCCCACGGTTTAGCGGTAATGCACGGTAAAACACGTCGCGGTGGGCTTGTTTTTGACCTTGCCGATCTGATTAAAGATGCCCTTGTTATGCCACAAGCATTTATCGCCGCAATGGCGGGAGAGAATGCTCAGGAGTTTCGTCAACGCTGCATCAATATCTTTCAACAAGCGGATGCGCTGGATGTCATGATCACCTCTCTGCAGGAAACGGCTCAGGCACTGGCTAAGGGTGACCAATGA
- the cas3f gene encoding type I-F CRISPR-associated helicase Cas3f translates to MNVLIISRCTKNARVESCRIIDQFAERTGDAAWQTVITQEGVNTLRRLLRKTARRNTAVACHWLKKNGQTELMWIVGNIRRFNDQGRVPTNRTTQTSLVNKEEHRWQCAESIALLAAIAGLFHDFGKAGRSFQQSLTKKSARSYQPYRHEWISLRLFQAFVGKQSDDVWLEKLGELTADDETAILERLQKDTPHFSNSPFSSLQPLAKTVGWLILSHHRMPENLSPQPEQSCKGCESWLEKQLNADWNAVNHRKNDWSPQDFEQVWQFPAGTPLQSASWREKARQIARRARNAVGLKEWGLMEQLFPLHMARFCLMLADHYYSSNDAQQKWQDPNYIVWANSDRQSGTLKQRVDEHLVGVAHHAYLLGRQLMHTRASLPAIARHKGFNQRATDAKYRWQDKAWDVARALRERSREDGFFGVNMASTGGGKTFANARIMYALADEREGCRFTIALGLRTLTLQTGDALRSRLGLGEDELAVLIGSAAVKQLWQQEKTDNDCGSASQESLAEEQQFVKYEGSLHTGALEKWLKDDSKLKELVSAPILVATIDHLISATEGVRGGKQLPAMLRLLTSDLVLDEPDDFDIADLYAVCRLMNWAGMLGTRVLLSSATLPPDLIQALFAAYLAGRKMWQASCGTNGRPVNICCAWFDEKDADATQIGDGATFRETHKKFVARRALMLAEKERLHFGRIASISSPSSATQDVIESVAQTVHEQMLKLHQAHRQQHESGKTVSLGLVRFANINSLVAVAKALITIPSPEDVCIHYCVYHSRHPLAVRSNIEKRLDRAFTRHREDDFWKNEDIAEALHKSPESHHIFVVLGTSVIEVGRDWDADWGIIEPSSMRSIIQFAGRIQRHRRNVPTSENLVILRSNIKALQKKCPAFCKPGFETKDRVLNSHDICELIPLTDYRTINALPRILPANNENKLAELEHSRLFTELMSSKSKHVVAAQWWRAPLSWNGWMQRQTPFRYSSLPEAVFFLHMDDEESKASFYSRMGDNERKEQGNFKREDVICASGVACWGMMDYQQVLLDLAVEHSCEINRVGERFAEVRVPVCDEDALNGWHYHPWLGVFRAP, encoded by the coding sequence ATGAACGTCCTGATTATTTCGCGATGCACAAAAAATGCTCGTGTTGAGAGTTGCCGTATTATTGATCAGTTTGCCGAACGCACAGGTGATGCCGCATGGCAAACGGTGATTACTCAGGAAGGTGTTAACACTTTACGCCGTTTACTGCGCAAAACGGCAAGACGAAACACAGCGGTTGCTTGTCACTGGCTGAAGAAGAATGGGCAAACGGAGCTGATGTGGATTGTCGGCAATATTCGTCGCTTTAATGATCAAGGCCGCGTTCCCACAAATCGAACAACGCAAACCAGCCTGGTGAACAAAGAAGAACATCGCTGGCAGTGCGCGGAAAGCATTGCGCTGCTGGCGGCTATTGCTGGGTTATTTCATGATTTTGGTAAAGCAGGACGCAGCTTTCAGCAAAGCCTGACCAAAAAGAGTGCACGAAGTTATCAACCTTACCGGCATGAGTGGATTTCGCTGCGGCTTTTTCAGGCTTTTGTCGGTAAGCAGTCAGATGATGTGTGGCTGGAAAAACTTGGGGAATTAACGGCAGATGATGAAACCGCGATTCTTGAGCGCCTGCAAAAGGACACGCCTCATTTTTCCAATAGTCCATTCAGTTCGCTGCAACCACTCGCCAAAACGGTAGGCTGGTTGATCCTTTCCCATCATCGAATGCCGGAGAATCTTTCGCCACAACCGGAACAATCATGCAAAGGCTGTGAAAGTTGGCTGGAGAAGCAACTCAATGCTGACTGGAATGCCGTTAACCACCGTAAGAATGACTGGTCACCTCAGGATTTCGAGCAAGTCTGGCAGTTTCCGGCAGGCACTCCGCTTCAAAGCGCGAGCTGGCGAGAAAAAGCGCGTCAGATTGCCCGTCGGGCGCGTAACGCTGTCGGTTTAAAGGAATGGGGGCTGATGGAGCAACTGTTTCCATTACATATGGCGCGTTTTTGCCTGATGCTTGCCGATCACTACTATTCATCTAACGACGCGCAGCAAAAATGGCAAGATCCGAATTATATCGTCTGGGCAAATAGCGATCGGCAGAGCGGCACGCTCAAACAACGGGTAGATGAGCATCTTGTGGGCGTCGCGCATCATGCGTATTTGCTTGGGCGGCAACTGATGCACACACGGGCATCGCTTCCGGCAATTGCCCGACATAAAGGTTTTAACCAGCGAGCTACAGATGCGAAATATCGCTGGCAGGACAAAGCCTGGGATGTGGCGCGTGCGTTACGTGAACGCAGTCGGGAAGATGGTTTTTTCGGTGTCAATATGGCCTCGACGGGGGGCGGTAAAACCTTTGCTAACGCCCGAATTATGTATGCGCTTGCTGATGAGCGTGAAGGGTGTCGCTTTACCATCGCATTGGGATTACGTACGCTGACTTTACAAACGGGTGATGCTCTGCGCAGCCGGCTTGGACTCGGTGAGGATGAGCTGGCTGTACTGATTGGTTCGGCGGCAGTCAAACAACTCTGGCAGCAGGAAAAAACAGACAATGATTGTGGAAGTGCTTCGCAAGAGTCGCTGGCAGAGGAGCAACAGTTTGTTAAATACGAAGGCAGTCTTCATACCGGGGCGCTGGAAAAATGGTTGAAGGATGACAGCAAACTTAAGGAGTTAGTAAGCGCACCGATTCTGGTAGCAACGATTGATCATCTTATTTCCGCGACCGAAGGTGTGCGTGGCGGGAAACAGCTTCCGGCGATGTTGCGTCTGTTAACCAGTGATTTAGTGCTCGACGAACCTGACGATTTTGATATTGCCGATCTCTATGCAGTATGTCGTCTGATGAACTGGGCCGGAATGTTGGGAACGCGGGTATTACTTTCTTCCGCGACGTTGCCGCCAGATTTGATTCAGGCTCTGTTCGCGGCTTATCTTGCCGGGCGCAAAATGTGGCAGGCGTCATGCGGCACGAACGGCAGACCCGTCAATATCTGCTGTGCCTGGTTTGATGAAAAAGATGCCGATGCCACACAAATTGGTGATGGCGCTACTTTTCGTGAGACGCACAAAAAGTTTGTTGCGCGACGAGCGTTAATGTTGGCTGAAAAAGAACGACTGCATTTCGGGCGTATAGCTTCGATTTCATCCCCATCAAGCGCGACTCAGGATGTTATCGAAAGCGTGGCTCAGACGGTACATGAGCAAATGTTGAAGTTGCATCAGGCGCATCGCCAGCAACACGAAAGCGGCAAAACTGTTTCGCTGGGTCTGGTGCGCTTCGCCAATATTAATTCTCTGGTCGCGGTGGCCAAAGCTCTGATTACCATTCCTTCACCAGAAGATGTCTGCATTCATTATTGCGTTTACCACTCCCGACATCCGCTGGCGGTACGTTCAAATATTGAGAAGCGGCTGGATCGCGCTTTTACTCGTCATAGAGAAGATGATTTCTGGAAAAACGAGGATATCGCTGAAGCCTTACATAAAAGTCCGGAATCGCACCATATTTTTGTGGTGTTGGGCACATCAGTTATAGAAGTGGGGCGTGACTGGGATGCGGACTGGGGAATTATTGAACCGAGTTCTATGCGTTCGATTATTCAATTTGCCGGACGTATTCAACGCCACCGCAGAAATGTGCCAACCAGTGAGAATCTGGTTATTTTGCGGAGCAATATCAAAGCATTGCAGAAAAAATGCCCCGCATTTTGTAAACCGGGTTTCGAAACAAAAGATCGCGTGCTGAATAGCCATGATATTTGCGAGCTGATACCACTCACGGACTACCGGACGATTAATGCCTTACCACGGATCTTACCTGCCAATAATGAAAATAAACTGGCGGAACTTGAGCATAGTCGTTTATTCACCGAGTTGATGAGTAGTAAAAGCAAACATGTGGTAGCTGCGCAATGGTGGCGCGCACCGCTAAGCTGGAACGGCTGGATGCAGCGCCAGACGCCTTTTCGTTATTCGTCGTTACCGGAAGCGGTGTTTTTTCTGCATATGGATGACGAAGAAAGTAAAGCGAGTTTCTATTCCCGCATGGGCGACAACGAGCGTAAAGAGCAGGGGAATTTCAAACGAGAAGACGTGATATGCGCCAGCGGCGTTGCTTGCTGGGGCATGATGGATTACCAACAAGTTTTGTTGGATCTGGCTGTTGAGCACAGTTGTGAGATTAATCGTGTCGGGGAAAGGTTTGCTGAAGTGAGAGTACCCGTCTGTGACGAAGATGCGCTCAACGGCTGGCATTATCACCCATGGTTAGGGGTGTTTCGCGCCCCGTGA
- the csy1 gene encoding type I-F CRISPR-associated protein Csy1: MEKTALIQFITDYIASRRQPKIDAFEKEAAKRLEQSDDASAIAQERQELEARYLPRNWLTDAAKRVRSIRIISHGAKYSNGDSKAYGRYLEKFVSEGYLNTASLAIIKEDAEGNAAFYDVAKILLTDVHGDSLLASLKRGDYQSLNAFALDDEQLKQWVECFSQAYASEWIKAHKLSKQIYFPVDDGYHLLCPLFSSSLAQAMYEKLTAVRFSEESKAIRDAHKAGKWHSQPDIRFPNLAEMYYGGGNQQNISLLNSARVGRVWLLPSMPPTWTTQERAPQNMRSIFALRGYFNRSASGTIARMTYLLKVDINNVHIRTARAKYIDELIDLLFMQASSFQQEKWQGWSAQSPELPRHQQLWLDPWRSLSDEAFKLEREKNDWQRIVADDFARWLNYRLKKASFDVGAVEQREWRSQSLFTQRMREMEAVLQEALK; the protein is encoded by the coding sequence ATGGAAAAAACGGCGCTAATACAATTTATTACTGATTACATCGCTTCGCGAAGGCAACCCAAAATCGATGCTTTTGAAAAAGAAGCAGCAAAGAGGCTGGAGCAGAGCGATGATGCCAGCGCCATCGCTCAGGAACGGCAGGAACTTGAAGCACGCTACCTGCCTCGTAACTGGTTAACGGATGCGGCGAAGCGTGTTCGTTCTATAAGGATAATCTCCCACGGGGCAAAATATAGTAATGGTGACTCCAAAGCATATGGACGTTATTTGGAGAAATTCGTCAGCGAGGGATATTTAAATACAGCATCACTGGCAATTATTAAAGAGGATGCTGAAGGCAACGCTGCATTTTATGATGTTGCAAAAATACTCCTAACAGATGTTCACGGAGATTCGTTACTCGCCAGCTTAAAACGTGGCGATTATCAATCATTAAATGCCTTTGCGTTGGATGATGAACAACTAAAACAATGGGTTGAATGCTTTAGTCAAGCATATGCATCGGAGTGGATAAAAGCGCACAAACTATCGAAGCAAATCTATTTCCCTGTGGATGATGGTTATCACCTGTTATGCCCGCTGTTTTCCAGCTCACTGGCGCAGGCAATGTATGAAAAGCTAACCGCTGTGCGCTTTAGCGAGGAATCAAAAGCCATTCGCGATGCGCACAAGGCAGGTAAATGGCACTCACAGCCAGATATTCGTTTCCCTAATCTTGCTGAGATGTATTATGGAGGTGGAAATCAACAGAATATCTCCCTGCTAAACAGTGCCAGAGTTGGACGCGTCTGGTTGTTGCCATCAATGCCCCCCACCTGGACGACGCAGGAGCGCGCACCACAAAACATGCGCAGTATTTTTGCCTTACGCGGTTATTTCAATCGCTCAGCTTCGGGCACTATCGCCCGGATGACCTACTTACTGAAAGTTGACATAAACAATGTTCATATTCGTACTGCGCGCGCGAAATATATTGATGAGTTGATAGATTTGCTGTTCATGCAGGCATCCTCTTTTCAGCAAGAAAAATGGCAGGGGTGGTCAGCACAATCACCAGAATTACCTCGTCACCAGCAGCTTTGGCTGGACCCGTGGCGAAGCTTGTCAGATGAGGCTTTCAAACTGGAGCGTGAGAAAAACGACTGGCAGAGGATAGTCGCTGATGACTTCGCGCGCTGGCTGAACTATCGCCTGAAAAAAGCAAGTTTCGATGTGGGAGCCGTCGAGCAAAGAGAGTGGCGTAGTCAGTCCCTGTTCACTCAACGGATGCGTGAAATGGAAGCCGTTTTGCAGGAGGCGCTGAAATGA
- the csy2 gene encoding type I-F CRISPR-associated protein Csy2, translating into MSYLLLLPHIRIENANAVSGLTWGFPAMTHFLGYVHALSRKVVDEFGVSFAGCAVVSHEQHIQAYSSGRDFQFALTRNPLTKEGKTASFNEEGRMHLTVSLLVECNGEITNGEYGRKALCDHLKMLCQSHKLAGGSIVSMRDPQLFHAPEDEKQLRKIIWRLMPGYALYDRSEWLAEHHQQHPDISLLDAWLDFAAIKYQAESPAEDNTAQWTYQPKPMPGFLVPLMCGYQRISPVYASGEVENARDTVTPFAFAEAVYGIGEWRGLHRITDLQPLMWRYRTTDTGYYCSAIPLVDDPITHEDDDSE; encoded by the coding sequence ATGAGTTATCTGCTCTTGTTACCCCATATACGCATAGAAAACGCTAACGCCGTTTCCGGGTTGACCTGGGGATTCCCGGCGATGACCCATTTTCTCGGCTATGTTCATGCGCTTTCTCGCAAAGTGGTGGATGAATTTGGCGTAAGTTTTGCCGGTTGCGCAGTCGTTAGCCATGAACAGCATATTCAGGCGTACAGTTCCGGGCGCGATTTTCAGTTTGCTCTCACCCGTAACCCATTAACCAAAGAAGGTAAAACTGCCTCGTTCAATGAAGAGGGGCGTATGCACCTGACGGTTTCTCTACTTGTTGAATGTAATGGCGAAATTACTAATGGTGAATACGGTAGAAAAGCCCTGTGTGACCATCTGAAAATGCTTTGCCAGAGCCATAAACTGGCGGGTGGCAGCATTGTCAGTATGCGCGATCCGCAGCTTTTTCATGCACCAGAAGATGAAAAGCAACTGCGTAAAATCATCTGGCGTTTAATGCCGGGTTACGCGCTTTACGATCGCAGCGAATGGCTGGCTGAACATCACCAACAACATCCTGACATATCGTTGCTTGATGCCTGGCTCGATTTCGCCGCCATTAAATATCAGGCCGAATCCCCGGCTGAAGACAATACCGCACAATGGACATACCAGCCGAAGCCAATGCCCGGTTTCCTCGTGCCATTAATGTGTGGTTACCAACGTATTTCTCCTGTGTACGCCTCTGGTGAAGTTGAAAATGCGCGCGACACCGTGACGCCATTTGCTTTTGCCGAAGCCGTTTATGGGATTGGTGAATGGCGCGGATTACATCGCATCACTGACCTGCAACCGCTGATGTGGCGCTACCGTACAACGGACACTGGATACTATTGCTCGGCAATACCACTCGTTGACGACCCTATAACTCATGAAGATGACGATTCAGAATAA
- the csy3 gene encoding type I-F CRISPR-associated protein Csy3, with protein MAKAPVAIKTASVLAFERKLATSDAVMYAGNWQGNEWQPIEIQEKAVRGTISNRLKNTITSDPTKLDAEIQKANLQRVDVASLPVDADTLKVVFTLRVLGNLSSPSVCNDMAYQEALSEVIEGYISEHGFKELALRYALNLANGRFLWRNRIGAEQIQVKVTANDSSWTFNSHDFSLRQFDQGQSSVTELAATIEQGLSGKEWVMLTVEAQVRLGAGQEVFPSQELVLDSNSSKSRVLYQVAGIAGIHSQKIGNALRTIDTWHPKVDELGAIAVEPYGSVTSRGVACRQPKEKLDFYTLLDNWVTKGVKPEVDQQHYVMAVLIRGGVFGEKAE; from the coding sequence ATGGCAAAGGCTCCTGTAGCAATAAAAACAGCATCGGTACTGGCATTTGAACGCAAACTGGCAACATCCGACGCGGTGATGTATGCCGGTAACTGGCAAGGAAATGAATGGCAACCTATTGAGATTCAGGAGAAAGCGGTTCGTGGAACCATCTCTAATCGCCTGAAGAACACGATTACCAGCGATCCCACCAAACTGGATGCTGAAATCCAAAAAGCCAACCTACAACGGGTGGATGTGGCTTCGCTTCCGGTAGATGCAGATACGCTAAAAGTGGTGTTTACGCTGCGAGTGCTGGGTAATTTATCTTCACCTTCAGTATGTAATGATATGGCCTATCAGGAGGCGCTTTCTGAGGTCATTGAAGGTTACATCAGCGAGCATGGCTTTAAAGAGCTGGCGTTACGCTATGCGCTGAATCTGGCAAATGGTCGTTTTTTGTGGCGCAACCGCATTGGTGCTGAGCAGATCCAGGTGAAAGTTACTGCTAATGATTCGTCCTGGACTTTTAACAGCCATGACTTCTCCTTACGTCAATTTGATCAAGGCCAGAGTAGCGTCACAGAACTGGCGGCAACGATTGAACAAGGATTAAGCGGAAAAGAGTGGGTCATGCTTACGGTTGAGGCACAGGTTCGCCTCGGTGCCGGGCAAGAAGTCTTCCCATCACAGGAACTGGTGCTCGACAGTAACAGTAGCAAAAGTCGTGTGTTGTACCAGGTTGCAGGCATTGCCGGTATTCACTCCCAAAAAATTGGCAACGCTTTACGTACCATTGATACCTGGCATCCGAAGGTTGATGAGTTGGGAGCTATCGCTGTGGAACCTTATGGTTCTGTAACCAGTCGCGGTGTCGCTTGTCGTCAGCCAAAAGAAAAACTCGATTTTTATACCTTACTGGATAATTGGGTGACTAAAGGCGTCAAACCGGAAGTTGATCAGCAGCACTACGTGATGGCTGTCTTGATTCGTGGTGGTGTTTTTGGTGAGAAAGCGGAATAA
- the cas6f gene encoding type I-F CRISPR-associated endoribonuclease Cas6/Csy4: protein MDHYLEIRVLPDPEFSSEMLMAALFAKLHRTLGARGQGDIGVSFPDINVTPGARLRLHGSAPALQELEDSTWRKGLTDYCQCSPVTPIPEIKGWRVVSRVQVKSNPQRLLRRSVKKGWLTEEQAIERLATQAEQRTDLPFLNMKSLSSQQQFKLFIQHGDLRAEPVKGEFSSYGLSATATIPWF from the coding sequence ATGGATCACTATCTTGAGATCCGTGTTCTGCCCGATCCTGAATTTTCGAGTGAAATGTTGATGGCGGCGTTATTTGCCAAATTGCACCGGACATTGGGTGCAAGAGGGCAAGGTGATATCGGCGTGAGTTTCCCGGACATAAACGTTACGCCAGGAGCGCGCTTACGCTTACATGGTAGCGCCCCGGCATTGCAGGAGCTTGAAGACTCAACGTGGCGTAAAGGGCTTACGGATTATTGCCAATGTTCGCCTGTCACTCCCATTCCAGAAATAAAGGGCTGGCGAGTGGTAAGTCGTGTGCAGGTTAAAAGTAACCCACAGCGTCTGTTAAGGCGTTCAGTGAAAAAAGGCTGGCTTACTGAAGAACAGGCGATTGAGCGACTGGCGACGCAAGCTGAACAGCGGACCGATTTACCTTTTCTTAATATGAAGAGTTTGTCGAGTCAGCAACAGTTCAAGTTGTTTATCCAGCACGGTGATTTGCGCGCAGAACCGGTTAAAGGGGAATTCAGTAGTTATGGATTAAGCGCAACAGCAACCATACCCTGGTTTTGA
- the infA gene encoding translation initiation factor IF-1, producing MAKEDNIEMQGTVLETLPNTMFRVELENGHVVTAHISGKMRKNYIRILTGDKVTVELTPYDLSKGRIVFRSR from the coding sequence ATGGCCAAAGAAGACAATATTGAAATGCAAGGCACCGTTCTTGAAACGTTGCCTAACACCATGTTCCGCGTAGAGTTAGAAAACGGTCACGTGGTTACTGCACACATCTCCGGTAAAATGCGCAAAAACTACATCCGCATCCTGACGGGCGACAAAGTGACTGTTGAACTGACCCCGTACGACCTGAGCAAAGGCCGCATTGTCTTCCGTAGTCGCTGA
- the aat gene encoding leucyl/phenylalanyl-tRNA--protein transferase: MRLVQLSRHSIAFPSPEGALREPNGLLALGGDLSPARLLMAYQRGIFPWFSPSDPILWWSPDPRAVLWPESLHISRSMKRFHKRSPYRVTMNYAFGQVIEGCASDREEGTWITRDVVEAYYRLHELGHAHSIEVWREDELVGGIYGVAQGTLFCGESMFSRMENASKTALLVFCEEFIHHGGKLIDCQVLNDHTASLGACEIPRRDYLNYLNQMRPERLPNNFWVPRQLFSPQK; encoded by the coding sequence ATGCGCCTGGTTCAGCTTTCTCGCCATTCAATAGCCTTCCCTTCCCCGGAAGGCGCATTACGTGAGCCTAACGGCTTGCTGGCGCTGGGGGGCGATCTAAGCCCTGCGCGTCTGTTAATGGCTTATCAACGCGGTATTTTTCCGTGGTTTTCTCCTAGCGACCCCATTCTGTGGTGGTCGCCCGATCCGCGCGCGGTATTATGGCCAGAATCACTGCATATTAGTCGCAGTATGAAACGCTTTCATAAACGCTCGCCCTATCGTGTCACAATGAATTACGCCTTTGGTCAGGTTATTGAAGGTTGTGCCAGCGATCGCGAAGAAGGAACCTGGATCACGCGCGACGTGGTTGAAGCCTACTACCGCCTGCACGAGTTGGGTCATGCCCACTCGATTGAAGTCTGGCGTGAAGACGAGCTTGTCGGCGGCATATATGGCGTGGCGCAGGGAACGTTATTTTGTGGTGAGTCGATGTTCAGCCGCATGGAAAATGCGTCCAAAACGGCGCTCCTGGTATTCTGCGAAGAATTTATCCATCACGGTGGCAAATTAATCGACTGTCAGGTGCTTAATGATCACACAGCTTCGCTTGGCGCCTGCGAAATTCCCCGCAGGGATTACCTCAATTATCTTAATCAAATGCGCCCGGAACGATTGCCGAATAACTTCTGGGTGCCACGGCAATTGTTTTCGCCTCAGAAATGA